The following proteins are encoded in a genomic region of Takifugu rubripes chromosome 9, fTakRub1.2, whole genome shotgun sequence:
- the wasla gene encoding WASP like actin nucleation promoting factor a isoform X2, which yields MNNHPTPRRSQSVGSILLTPHENECLFGYLGRKCTSLCSAVVQVYGSDRTCSWVKRCCGVACLVKDNPQRSYFIRVLDMKDGKTLFEQELYHSFSVSSSRSYFISFAGDTCQVGLNFASEEEARRFRNNINDLLNRRQRPDLHIATVDIKNPEINNVRIQNSHSPQQPYHLNNILSRKEKSKGKKKKLTKADIGMPSNFQHIGHVGWDPNTGFDLNNLDPELKNLFDMCGISEAQLKDRKTSKVIYDFIEKKGGVEAVKNELRRQAPPPPPSRGGGPPPPPPPPTQHISTPLPPPPTRVCRGAPPPPPPSRAPISAPPPPPPTRPGSLGAPPPPPPTTRGGHQVPPLHQKIPPPPPQSSSHTSVVHQTTPPPPPLALQYPVGNDGSPAPAPPPTPLLNGLNGGEESPHWPSPSGSLALLEQIRGGTQLKKVEQSQRALTGGEGRDALLGQIRQGIQLKPVSDHSESGPPPVPAADIVGALMEVMQKRSKAIHSSDEDDVDDDDEDFEEDDEWDD from the exons ATGAACAACCACCCAACACCTCGCAGGTCCCAGAGCGTGGGCTCCATCCTGCTGACCCCGCATGAGAACGAGTGTCTGTTCGGCTACCTGGGCAGGAAATGCACC AGCCTATGCTCGGCCGTGGTCCAGGTGTATGGTTCAGACCGGACCTGCAGCTGGGTCAAGCGATGCTGTGGCGTGGCCTGTCTGGTCAAAGACAATCCCCAGAGGTCCTACTTTATCCGAGTGTTGGACATGAAG GACGGTAAAACCCTGTTTGAACAGGAACTCTACCACAGCTtctcagtcagcagcagcaggtcctaCTTCATCTCGTTTGCTGGAGAC ACCTGTCAGGTTGGTCTGAACTTTGCCAGTGAGGAAGAGGCCAGAAGATTCAGAAACAACATCAATGACCTGCTCAACCGTCGACAGC GTCCAGACCTCCACATCGCCACGGTGGACATCAAAAACCCCGAAATCAACAATGTCCGAATTCAGAACTCTCACAGCCCCCAACAACCGTACCACCTCAACAACATCCTCAGCCGCAAGGAAAAGAGCAagggcaagaagaagaagctgaccAAGGCTGACATTGGCATGCCCAGCAACTTCCA GCACATTGGTCACGTGGGCTGGGATCCAAACACGGGTTTTGAT CTGAACAACCTGGACCCAGAGCTGAAGAACCTGTTTGACATGTGTGGCATTTCTGAGGCTCAGCTGAAGGACCGCAAGACCTCCAAGGTCATCTACGACTTCAttgagaagaaaggaggggtAGAGGCAGTGAAGAACGAGCTGAGGAGGCAAG cacccccaccacccccttcccgtggtgggggtcctcctcctcctcctcctcctccaacccAACACATCTCCACTCCACTCCCTCCTCCCCCAACCAGAGTGTGCCGTggagccccccctcctccacctccatcacgTGCCCCTAtctctgcccctcccccacctcctcccacccGACCAGGAAGTCTGGgagccccacctcctccaccacctacCACTCGGGGAGGTCACCAGGTTCCTCCTCTGCACCAAAAgattccacctcctcctccacagtcctcctcacacacctctgTTGTTCACCAaaccactccccctcctccacctctggcCCTGCAGTACCCTGTAGGCAATGATGGCAGCCCTGCTCCCGCCCCCCCTCCAACTCCTCTGTTGAATGGACTCAATGGAGGTGAAGAGTCTCCCCATTGGCCGAGCCCTAGTGGGTCATTGGCGCTGCTGGAACAGATCAGAGGTGGAACCCAGCTGAAGAAGGTGGAGCAGAGCCAGCGAGCACTAACAGGAGGAGAAGGCCGGGATGCCCTGCTGGGACAGATCCGACAAGGAATTCAGCTCAAACCG GTGTCGGACCATTCTGAGTCTGGTCCTCCACCGGTTCCCGCCGCTGACATCGTAGGTgccctgatggaggtgatgcaGAAGAGGAGCAAAGCCATCCATTCCTCAG atgaagatgacgtcgatgacgatgatgaagactTTGAAGAGGATGATGAGTGGGATGACTGA
- the wasla gene encoding WASP like actin nucleation promoting factor a isoform X3 produces MKDGKTLFEQELYHSFSVSSSRSYFISFAGDTCQVGLNFASEEEARRFRNNINDLLNRRQRKTGPDLHIATVDIKNPEINNVRIQNSHSPQQPYHLNNILSRKEKSKGKKKKLTKADIGMPSNFQHIGHVGWDPNTGFDLNNLDPELKNLFDMCGISEAQLKDRKTSKVIYDFIEKKGGVEAVKNELRRQAPPPPPSRGGGPPPPPPPPTQHISTPLPPPPTRVCRGAPPPPPPSRAPISAPPPPPPTRPGSLGAPPPPPPTTRGGHQVPPLHQKIPPPPPQSSSHTSVVHQTTPPPPPLALQYPVGNDGSPAPAPPPTPLLNGLNGGEESPHWPSPSGSLALLEQIRGGTQLKKVEQSQRALTGGEGRDALLGQIRQGIQLKPVSDHSESGPPPVPAADIVGALMEVMQKRSKAIHSSDEDDVDDDDEDFEEDDEWDD; encoded by the exons ATGAAG GACGGTAAAACCCTGTTTGAACAGGAACTCTACCACAGCTtctcagtcagcagcagcaggtcctaCTTCATCTCGTTTGCTGGAGAC ACCTGTCAGGTTGGTCTGAACTTTGCCAGTGAGGAAGAGGCCAGAAGATTCAGAAACAACATCAATGACCTGCTCAACCGTCGACAGCGTAAAACCG GTCCAGACCTCCACATCGCCACGGTGGACATCAAAAACCCCGAAATCAACAATGTCCGAATTCAGAACTCTCACAGCCCCCAACAACCGTACCACCTCAACAACATCCTCAGCCGCAAGGAAAAGAGCAagggcaagaagaagaagctgaccAAGGCTGACATTGGCATGCCCAGCAACTTCCA GCACATTGGTCACGTGGGCTGGGATCCAAACACGGGTTTTGAT CTGAACAACCTGGACCCAGAGCTGAAGAACCTGTTTGACATGTGTGGCATTTCTGAGGCTCAGCTGAAGGACCGCAAGACCTCCAAGGTCATCTACGACTTCAttgagaagaaaggaggggtAGAGGCAGTGAAGAACGAGCTGAGGAGGCAAG cacccccaccacccccttcccgtggtgggggtcctcctcctcctcctcctcctccaacccAACACATCTCCACTCCACTCCCTCCTCCCCCAACCAGAGTGTGCCGTggagccccccctcctccacctccatcacgTGCCCCTAtctctgcccctcccccacctcctcccacccGACCAGGAAGTCTGGgagccccacctcctccaccacctacCACTCGGGGAGGTCACCAGGTTCCTCCTCTGCACCAAAAgattccacctcctcctccacagtcctcctcacacacctctgTTGTTCACCAaaccactccccctcctccacctctggcCCTGCAGTACCCTGTAGGCAATGATGGCAGCCCTGCTCCCGCCCCCCCTCCAACTCCTCTGTTGAATGGACTCAATGGAGGTGAAGAGTCTCCCCATTGGCCGAGCCCTAGTGGGTCATTGGCGCTGCTGGAACAGATCAGAGGTGGAACCCAGCTGAAGAAGGTGGAGCAGAGCCAGCGAGCACTAACAGGAGGAGAAGGCCGGGATGCCCTGCTGGGACAGATCCGACAAGGAATTCAGCTCAAACCG GTGTCGGACCATTCTGAGTCTGGTCCTCCACCGGTTCCCGCCGCTGACATCGTAGGTgccctgatggaggtgatgcaGAAGAGGAGCAAAGCCATCCATTCCTCAG atgaagatgacgtcgatgacgatgatgaagactTTGAAGAGGATGATGAGTGGGATGACTGA
- the wasla gene encoding WASP like actin nucleation promoting factor a isoform X1: MNNHPTPRRSQSVGSILLTPHENECLFGYLGRKCTSLCSAVVQVYGSDRTCSWVKRCCGVACLVKDNPQRSYFIRVLDMKDGKTLFEQELYHSFSVSSSRSYFISFAGDTCQVGLNFASEEEARRFRNNINDLLNRRQRKTGPDLHIATVDIKNPEINNVRIQNSHSPQQPYHLNNILSRKEKSKGKKKKLTKADIGMPSNFQHIGHVGWDPNTGFDLNNLDPELKNLFDMCGISEAQLKDRKTSKVIYDFIEKKGGVEAVKNELRRQAPPPPPSRGGGPPPPPPPPTQHISTPLPPPPTRVCRGAPPPPPPSRAPISAPPPPPPTRPGSLGAPPPPPPTTRGGHQVPPLHQKIPPPPPQSSSHTSVVHQTTPPPPPLALQYPVGNDGSPAPAPPPTPLLNGLNGGEESPHWPSPSGSLALLEQIRGGTQLKKVEQSQRALTGGEGRDALLGQIRQGIQLKPVSDHSESGPPPVPAADIVGALMEVMQKRSKAIHSSDEDDVDDDDEDFEEDDEWDD, encoded by the exons ATGAACAACCACCCAACACCTCGCAGGTCCCAGAGCGTGGGCTCCATCCTGCTGACCCCGCATGAGAACGAGTGTCTGTTCGGCTACCTGGGCAGGAAATGCACC AGCCTATGCTCGGCCGTGGTCCAGGTGTATGGTTCAGACCGGACCTGCAGCTGGGTCAAGCGATGCTGTGGCGTGGCCTGTCTGGTCAAAGACAATCCCCAGAGGTCCTACTTTATCCGAGTGTTGGACATGAAG GACGGTAAAACCCTGTTTGAACAGGAACTCTACCACAGCTtctcagtcagcagcagcaggtcctaCTTCATCTCGTTTGCTGGAGAC ACCTGTCAGGTTGGTCTGAACTTTGCCAGTGAGGAAGAGGCCAGAAGATTCAGAAACAACATCAATGACCTGCTCAACCGTCGACAGCGTAAAACCG GTCCAGACCTCCACATCGCCACGGTGGACATCAAAAACCCCGAAATCAACAATGTCCGAATTCAGAACTCTCACAGCCCCCAACAACCGTACCACCTCAACAACATCCTCAGCCGCAAGGAAAAGAGCAagggcaagaagaagaagctgaccAAGGCTGACATTGGCATGCCCAGCAACTTCCA GCACATTGGTCACGTGGGCTGGGATCCAAACACGGGTTTTGAT CTGAACAACCTGGACCCAGAGCTGAAGAACCTGTTTGACATGTGTGGCATTTCTGAGGCTCAGCTGAAGGACCGCAAGACCTCCAAGGTCATCTACGACTTCAttgagaagaaaggaggggtAGAGGCAGTGAAGAACGAGCTGAGGAGGCAAG cacccccaccacccccttcccgtggtgggggtcctcctcctcctcctcctcctccaacccAACACATCTCCACTCCACTCCCTCCTCCCCCAACCAGAGTGTGCCGTggagccccccctcctccacctccatcacgTGCCCCTAtctctgcccctcccccacctcctcccacccGACCAGGAAGTCTGGgagccccacctcctccaccacctacCACTCGGGGAGGTCACCAGGTTCCTCCTCTGCACCAAAAgattccacctcctcctccacagtcctcctcacacacctctgTTGTTCACCAaaccactccccctcctccacctctggcCCTGCAGTACCCTGTAGGCAATGATGGCAGCCCTGCTCCCGCCCCCCCTCCAACTCCTCTGTTGAATGGACTCAATGGAGGTGAAGAGTCTCCCCATTGGCCGAGCCCTAGTGGGTCATTGGCGCTGCTGGAACAGATCAGAGGTGGAACCCAGCTGAAGAAGGTGGAGCAGAGCCAGCGAGCACTAACAGGAGGAGAAGGCCGGGATGCCCTGCTGGGACAGATCCGACAAGGAATTCAGCTCAAACCG GTGTCGGACCATTCTGAGTCTGGTCCTCCACCGGTTCCCGCCGCTGACATCGTAGGTgccctgatggaggtgatgcaGAAGAGGAGCAAAGCCATCCATTCCTCAG atgaagatgacgtcgatgacgatgatgaagactTTGAAGAGGATGATGAGTGGGATGACTGA
- the hyal6 gene encoding hyaluronoglucosaminidase 6: MALMELGLLVLALWVGWDRKLQVWANQMKPARAPLIPHRPFVVVWNAPTESCRLRFKVDLDLSVFDIVANLNETLSGPNVTIFYHSHLGYYPYYAVSGEPINGGLPQNQSISKHLTKARADIEKLIPQKDFRGLGVIDWENWRPQWVRNWGSKDIYRIKSKEQIRNLHPNWPDSKIEKEAKESFERAGLAFMNLTLALAEGRRPDGLWGFYLFPDCYNYGYKQHPQRYTGECPNVEHVRNDHLMWLWKESTALYPSIYLDYELKSSPNTVKFVHYRVKEALRIASIARTDFTLPVFVYSRPFYAYTFVILSESDLVHTIGESAALGASGIILWGSSEYARSQKNCLTVKKFIDGPLGHYVINVTSATKLCSKALCKKNGRCIRKSLDSGAYLHLNPHFFHIRHDPTLKGRRFHVSGHLNHDDILAMKQKFTCQCYKGWTGVYCEMPQAPPCPPGRLLHPAIHQPQPSQTNLLADVLIFLSVHFSCLCVIIFLGLCLIIKCLTL, from the exons ATGGCGCTGATGGAGCTTGGCCTCCTGGTACTGGCCTTGTGGGTTGGCTGGGACAGAAAGCTCCAAGTTTGGGCAAATCAGATGAAACCTGCCCGGGCACCTTTGATCCCTCACCGGCCTTTCGTCGTAGTTTGGAATGCTCCCACTGAGTCCTGCCGTCTGAGGTTCAAGGTGGATCTAGATCTCAGTGTTTTTGACATTGTAGCAAACCTTAATGAGACCCTCAGTGGCCCAAATGTCACCATTTTCTACCACAGCCATTTGGGATACTACCCGTACTACGCCGTGTCAGGAGAACCCATCAATGGTGGACTACCACAGAACCAGAGCATTTCCAAACACCTGACCAAGGCACGAGCTGATATCGAAAAGCTCATCCCTCAAAAGGACTTCCGTGGCCTCGGAGTTATTGACTGGGAGAACTGGAGGCCTCAGTGGGTCCGAAACTGGGGCTCTAAGGACATCTATCGCATCAAGTCCAAGGAACAGATCCGGAATCTTCACCCAAACTGGCCAGACAGCAAAATTGAGAAGGAGGCAAAAGAAAGTTTTGAGAGGGCGGGACTAGCCTTCATGAACCTGACTTTGGCACTGGCTGAAGGACGTAGGCCAGATGGACTGTGGGGGTTTTATCTCTTCCCAGATTGTTACAACTATGGGTACAAACAACACCCTCAGAGGTACACTGGAGAATGCCCCAACGTTGAACATGTACGAAACGACCACCTTATGTGGCTTTGGAAGGAAAGCACGGCGCTTTACCCATCCATCTACCTGGACTATGAGCTCAAGTCTTCTCCCAACACTGTAAAGTTTGTCCACTACCGAGTCAAAGAGGCCCTGAGGATCGCATCTATTGCCCGGACAGACTTCACCTTACCTGTGTTTGTCTACTCCAGACCATTCTACGCCTACACCTTTGTGATTCTTTCCGAA AGTGATCTGGTCCACACTATCGGTGAAAGTGCTGCCCTGGGAGCCTCAGGCATCATCCTCTGGGGATCCTCAGAGTACGCTCGTTCACAG AAAAACTGTCTGACGGTGAAGAAGTTCATCGATGGTCCGCTGGGACATTATGTCATCAACGTCACCTCGGCCACCAAACTGTGCAGCAAAGCACTCTGCAAGAAGAACGGCAGGTGCATTCGGAAGAGCCTTGACTCTGGCGCCTACCTGCACCTTAACCCACACTTTTTCCACATCCGCCATGACCCGACCCTGAAGGGACGGCGCTTCCACGTCAGCGGTCACCTCAACCATGATGACATTCTGGCCATGAAGCAGAAGTTCACCTGTCAGTGCTACAAAGGCTGGACAGGGGTTTACTGTGAGATGCCCCAGGCTCCGCCCTGTCCTCCTGGTCGTCTTCTCCATCCTGCCATCCATCAACCTCAGCCCAGCCAAACCAACTTACTGGCAGATGTTCTCATCTTCCTTTCTGTACATTTCTCCTGCCTCTGCGTCATCATCTTCCTTGGACTCTGTCTGATCATCAAGTGTTTGACCCTTTGA